The Pseudomonas fragi DNA window AGTCCCCGGGCCATGCGCATGTTTCTTGTGGGGGGCTGGCCGGTGGTCGAGCAGTTTTCGCTGTATATGGGGCATAACCTGGGCAAGACCCGCTACGGCCGTCACCCGGGCGAAGACATGGCCCGCCGCTGGTTGATTCGCAATATCCGGGTCGAGCTCAACCATGCCGATTATTGGGTCAACTGGGCGCGGGCGCACGGGGTGAGCCTTGAAGACCTCAATGCCCAGGACCTGCCTGCCGAGTTTCAGGCGCTGAATGACTGGTGCTGGCACAGTTGCTCCAAGGATTCGCTGGCCGTGGCAATGGCGGCCACCAACTACGCCATCGAGGGCGCCGTGGGTGAGTGGGCGGCGATTGTCTGCTCAACCGATATCTATGAGGAATCGTTTGCGGTTGATGAGCGCAAGCGTGCGATGAAATGGTTGAAGATGCATGCCCAGTATGATGACGAGCATCCCTGGGAGGCGCTGGAGATTGTCTGCACCCTGGTTGGCATGAACCCCAGCCAGGCGCAGATCACTGAGCTGCGCAAGGCCATCTGCAAGAGCTATGACTATATGTACCTGTTTCTGCAGAGTTGCCTGTTGTTCGACAAGGCCGCCGTGGTGCGTGAGCATCGGGAGCTGGTTGAGAGCTGAACAGCGTTTTGAGGGCATAAAAAAACCGCGGACGGCCTCACTGGCAGCCTGCGGTTTTTTGTTTGCGGCCCTGTTACTGCGCGTTGAACGCCTGGCCGTTGATACCGGTGCTGTCCGGGCCCATCAAGTACAGATAGACCGGCATGATCTCGTGTGGCTGTGGGTTGTTCTCGGGGTTTTCGCCCGGATACGCCAAGGCGCGCATGCTGGTGCGGGTAGCGCCGGGGTTGATGCTATTGGCGCGCACCGGGGCTACGCCTTCGACCTCGTCGGCCAGGGTTTGCATCAAGCCTTCGGTAGCGAACTTGGAAACGCCATAGGCGCCCCAGTAAGCCCGGCCTTTGCGCCCGACACTGCTGGACGTGAAGATCACCGAGGCGTCCTGCGACAGCTTGAGCAGCGGCAGCAGGGTGCTGGTGAGCATGAACGTGGCGTTGACGTTGATGTGCATTACGCGCATGAAGTTCTCGCCCGACAGCTGTTCCAGCGGCGTGCGCGGGCCAATGATCGAGGCGTTGTGCAGCAACCCGTCCAGGTGGCCGAACTCGGTCTCGATCATCGCGGCCAGCTCGTCGTACTGATGGGGCTGGGCGGTTTCGAGGTTGAACGGAATGACCACCGGCTGCGGGTGGCCGGCGGCCTCGATTTCGTCGTAGACCTGGCTAAGGTTGGCTTCGGTCTTGCCCAGCAGCAATACGGTTGCGCCGTGGGCGGCGTAGGTCTTGGCGGCTGCGGCGCCGATGCCGCGACCGGCGCCGGTGACCAGAATGACCCGGCCCTCAAGCAGGTTGGGGCGGGCGGAATAATCAAACATAAAAACCTCTACAAAATCGGTGATCGTGCGCGACTCAGCAACTGCACATCGCGTTATCCAGCACCTTGCGCAATTCGCCCGGGTGGTCGACTACTACGTCGGCCCCCCAATGATCAGGGTTGTCGTCAGGGTGGATATAGCCAAAGCGCACGGCGGCGGTTTTGGTCCCGGCATCGCGCCCGGATTCGATATCGCGCAGGTCGTCGCCCACAAACAGCACGCTGGCCGGGTCCAGGTCGAGCATTTTGCAGGCCAGGATCAGCGGCTCAGGGTCCGGTTTGCTGTTTTTGACGTGGTCGGGGCAGATCAGCAGCGCCGAACGTTCGGCCAGGCCCAGGCGCTCCATGATCGGCTGGGCAAAACGCACCGGCTTGTTGGTGACCACGCCCCATACCAGATGCGCTTTCTCGATATCGGCCAGCAGCTCTTCCATGCCGTCAAACAACTTGGTGTGTACTGCGCAATCACGCTGATAGCGTTCCAGAAACTCCTGGCGCAGTTCTTCGAAGCCAGGTGCCTCTGGGTCCATGCTGAAGGTCGCGGCGACCATTGCGCGTGCACCGCCGGAAATTTCGTCGCGGATCAGTTTGTCGGCGACAGGTGGCAGGCCACGATCGGCGCGCATCGCCTGGCAAATGGCGATAAAGTCCGGCGCGGTGTCGAGCAGGGTGCCGTCCATGTCAAAAAGAACTGCTCTTAAACGCATGTATTACTCCTCGCGAAGGGTCTGGATCATGTAGTTGACGTCAACATCGGCAGCCAGCTTGTAGTGCTTGGTCAGCGGGTTGTAGGTCAGGCCGATGATGTCCTTGACGCTCAGGCCGGCCTGGCGGCTCCAGGCACCCAGTTCGGAAGGGCGGATGAACTTCTTGAAGTCGTGGGTCCCGCGTGGGATCAGCTTCATGATGTATTCCGCGCCGATGATCGCGAACAGGTAGGACTTGGGGTTGCGGTTGATGGTCGAGAAGAACACCTGGCCACCTGGCTTGACCATCTTGTAGCAGGCGCGAATCACCGACGACGGGTCAGGCACGTGCTCGAGCATTTCCAGGCAGGTGACCACATCGAACTGACCGGGCATTTCTTCTGCCAGTTCTTCGGCGGTGATCTGGCGGTATTCAACACTGACGCCAGACTCAAGCTGGTGCAGTTGCGCCACGGCCAGCGGGGCTTCGCCCATGTCGATGCCCATGACGGTTGCACCGCGCTGAGCCATCGACTCGCTGAGAATGCCGCCGCCACACCCTACATCGAGCACTTTTTTGCCGGCCAGTTGTACGCGCTCGTCAATCCAGTTGACGCGCAGCGGGTTGATGTCGTGCAGCGGCTTGAACTCGCTTTCACGGTCCCACCAGCGATGGGCTAGCGCTTCGAATTTGGCGATCTCGGCGTGGTCAACGTTGCTCATGGGTAAGTCCTCTAAAGCTGAATAATCTGGTAAAGCTTCGGGCGCAGGCCCGAAGGTACTGAATCAATGAGTATGGCTGCTTATGCGTTCGCCCCAGGCCCTGACTGTGGCGCACAGTTGCTGCTCGTCCAGGCGGGTCAGGCGGCGATCATCAAGCAGTTGCTTGCCGCCCACCCACAGGTGTTTCACGCAATCGCGGCCTGTGGCGTAGATCAGTTGTGAAACCGGATCGTAGACCGGTTGCTGGGCCAAGCCGCTGAGGTCAAAGGCTACCAGGTCGGCGGCCTTGCCGATTTCGATCGAGCCGGTGTCGCTTTCAATGCCCAGGGCGCGCGCGCCATTGAGGGTGGCCATGCGCAGTGCGCGGTGGGCATCCAGCGCGGTGGCCGAGCCTGCAACGGCCTTGGCCAGCAAGGCGGCGGTACGGGTTTCGCCAAGCAGGTCGAGGTCATTGTTGCTGGCGGCACCGTCGGTGCCCACCGCCACATTGACCCCGGCCTGCCACAGGCGCTCCACCGGGCAGAAGCCGCTGGCCAGTTTAAGGTTGGATTCGGGGCAATGAATCACGCTGGAGTTGCTTTCTACCAGCATTGCCAGGTCGTCATCGCTGATCTGGGTCATGTGTACGGCCTGAAAGCGTGGGCCGAGCAAGCCCAGGCGGGCGAGGCGGGCCACAGGGCGTTCGGCGTTCTGCTCGACTGCCTGGTGCACCTCGAAAGCGGTTTCATGAACGTGCATGTGGATCGCGGCGTCCAGTTCGTCGGCAATGACCCGGATTTTTTCCAGGTTTTCGTCGCCTACGGTGTAGGGCGCATGGGGGCCGAAAGCAATTTTGATTCGCGGGTGAAACTTGAGGTCGGCGAACATTTCGACGGCCTGGCGCAAGGATTCGTCCGCGTTACTGGCGCCGGGAATCGGAAAATCGAGAATCGGAATGGCGATCTGGGCGCGAATGCCGCTGTTGTGTACGCACTCACTGGCGACTTTCGGGTAGAAATACATGTCGCTGAAGCAGGTGATGCCGGCCTTGATTTGCTCGGCGATCGCCAGGTTGGTGCCGTCGCGCACGAAGTCTTCATCGACCCACTTGGCCTCGGCCGGCCAGATATGCTGCTCCAGCCAGGTCATCAGTGGCAGGTCGTCGGCCATGCCGCGAAACAGGGTCATGGCGGCGTGGCCGTGGGCATTGATCAGCCCGGGGCTGAGCAGCATGTCGGGCAGTTCGCGGGTTTGCGTGGCAACCAGCTTGAGCGCTTGAGCCCGCGGGCCGATAAACACAATGCGCCCGTCGCGGATGCCAACGCCGTGATCCTTGAGTACAACACCGGCCGGCTCGACAGGCACCAGCCAGGTGGGTAGCAGCAGTAAGTCCAGGGTCATGGTCGGGGTCGGCATCGAAAACTGATTCCAGTGCGTTATAAAAGGAGGCGAAGTATACCCGAGCGTCTTGAGGGTGGGCTCGCTATAATCGGCCGCTTTGTTACCGGGTAATGGGGGAAGGCATGCGCGATCGACTGTTGGCTGCGGAAAAGGTTAAGGCCATCGATTGGCGGGACGACGCCCTGTATCTGCTGGATCAACGCATTTTGCCCTTTGAAGAGAACTGGCTGGCGTACACCGGGGTAGACGGTGTTGCACAGGCCATTCGCGACATGGTCGTGCGTGGCGCGCCTGCGATTGGTATCGCGGCGGCCTACGGTGTGGTGCTGGCGGCGCGTGCACGCAAGGCGGCGGGCGGTGACTGGCTGGCTGCGCTGGAAGAGGACTTTACCCTGCTGGCGGACTCGCGCCCCACGGCGGTCAATCTGTTCTGGGCGTTGAACCGCATGCGTGACCGGCTGGCCCGTTCCCGGACCCGCGCCGATGTGCTGCAGGTGCTTGAGGCCGAAGCGGTGGCCATCCATGAAAGTGATCGTGAAGCCAATTTGACCATGGCTCAGCTGGGCGTTGATGTGATTCGCCGTCACCAGGGCAATGCCCAGGCCGTGCTGACCCACTGCAACACCGGTGCGCTGGCGACAGGCGGGTTTGGCACAGCGCTGGGGGTGATTCGTGCGGCCTGGCTTGAAGGCATGATCGAGCAGGTCTATGCCGACGAAACCCGGCCCTGGCTGCAGGGTTCGCGCCTGACCGCGTGGGAACTGGCCAACGAGGGCATCCCGGTGGTGCTCAATGTTGATTCGGCAGCGGCGCACATCATGAAAACCAAGGGCGTGACCTGGGTGATCGTCGGGGCTGACCGCATCACTGCCAATGGCGATGTGGCGAACAAGATCGGCACCTACCAGCTGGCGGTCAACGCCATGCATCACGGTGTGCGCTTTATGGTGGTGGCTCCGAGCTCGACCATCGACATGGAGCTGGCCACGGGCGATGACATCCCGATTGAAGAACGTGACGGCCGTGAGCTGCTGGAAGTGGGTGGCAAGCGCGTGGGTGCTGATGTGCAGGCGTTCAACCCGGTGTTTGACGTGACCCCGGCCGACCTGATTGACGTTATTGTTACCGAGAAGGGAGTGATCGAACGTCCCGACGCGGCCAAAATGGCGCAATTGATGTGTCGCAAGCGGTTGCACTGAACCCCAATCTGTAGCAGCTGCCGAAGGAACGAGGCTGCGTCCGGCGGCAAAGCCGTCGTAAAACCTGAGGGCATAGTTTGCCTGAAATACCGCAGGGCCTGAATTTACGACGACTGCGTCGCCGAACGCAGCCTCGTTCCTTCGGCAACTGCTACGCAAGGTATTGCTCTCGTAGCGCCCCGCAGGATTGGTTGCCGAGCCTTCAAATCGCCTTCAGAGTCCCTCTGAGCCCCTTCACGCCGACAAGCGTCGCAATTACTACGCTCCATGCGCATCTGAGGGATAGGTGCGTGGCGGCGATTGTGATAACATTCGGCGGTTTCCAGGGTGGCCCGCAAGGGTTGCCCTTACTGCGCAAATCCGTGACATAACTTGTTGATTTGTCGTAAGTCGTTGCGTGGCACGTGGCCAGCGGCGGCGAGCTTCGTTCGTCCCGAATGGATGTGGCGAAGTTTCACCCGAAAAAGGAATCAGGCTTCTCATGGGCGAACTGGCCAAAGAAATCCTCCCGGTCAATATCGAAGACGAGCTGAAACAGTCCTACCTCGACTACGCAATGAGCGTAATTGTCGGGCGGGCACTGCCTGATGCGCGCGATGGCTTGAAGCCCGTGCACAGGCGTGTGCTGTTTGCGATGAGCGAACTGAACAACGACTGGAACAAGCCGTACAAGAAATCTGCCCGTGTGGTCGGTGACGTTATCGGTAAGTATCACCCGCACGGTGACACTGCTGTTTACGACACCATCGTTCGAATGGCTCAGCCATTCTCCCTGCGCTACCTGCTGGTAGACGGTCAGGGCAACTTCGGTTCGGTCGACGGCGACAACGCTGCGGCCATGCGATACACCGAAG harbors:
- a CDS encoding TenA family transcriptional regulator codes for the protein MEETSYPQWAQQLIRDCSESKRRAVKHEIYKRMRDNTLSPRAMRMFLVGGWPVVEQFSLYMGHNLGKTRYGRHPGEDMARRWLIRNIRVELNHADYWVNWARAHGVSLEDLNAQDLPAEFQALNDWCWHSCSKDSLAVAMAATNYAIEGAVGEWAAIVCSTDIYEESFAVDERKRAMKWLKMHAQYDDEHPWEALEIVCTLVGMNPSQAQITELRKAICKSYDYMYLFLQSCLLFDKAAVVREHRELVES
- the mupP gene encoding N-acetylmuramic acid 6-phosphate phosphatase MupP — protein: MRLRAVLFDMDGTLLDTAPDFIAICQAMRADRGLPPVADKLIRDEISGGARAMVAATFSMDPEAPGFEELRQEFLERYQRDCAVHTKLFDGMEELLADIEKAHLVWGVVTNKPVRFAQPIMERLGLAERSALLICPDHVKNSKPDPEPLILACKMLDLDPASVLFVGDDLRDIESGRDAGTKTAAVRFGYIHPDDNPDHWGADVVVDHPGELRKVLDNAMCSC
- the ubiG gene encoding bifunctional 2-polyprenyl-6-hydroxyphenol methylase/3-demethylubiquinol 3-O-methyltransferase UbiG, which encodes MSNVDHAEIAKFEALAHRWWDRESEFKPLHDINPLRVNWIDERVQLAGKKVLDVGCGGGILSESMAQRGATVMGIDMGEAPLAVAQLHQLESGVSVEYRQITAEELAEEMPGQFDVVTCLEMLEHVPDPSSVIRACYKMVKPGGQVFFSTINRNPKSYLFAIIGAEYIMKLIPRGTHDFKKFIRPSELGAWSRQAGLSVKDIIGLTYNPLTKHYKLAADVDVNYMIQTLREE
- a CDS encoding TRZ/ATZ family hydrolase → MPTPTMTLDLLLLPTWLVPVEPAGVVLKDHGVGIRDGRIVFIGPRAQALKLVATQTRELPDMLLSPGLINAHGHAAMTLFRGMADDLPLMTWLEQHIWPAEAKWVDEDFVRDGTNLAIAEQIKAGITCFSDMYFYPKVASECVHNSGIRAQIAIPILDFPIPGASNADESLRQAVEMFADLKFHPRIKIAFGPHAPYTVGDENLEKIRVIADELDAAIHMHVHETAFEVHQAVEQNAERPVARLARLGLLGPRFQAVHMTQISDDDLAMLVESNSSVIHCPESNLKLASGFCPVERLWQAGVNVAVGTDGAASNNDLDLLGETRTAALLAKAVAGSATALDAHRALRMATLNGARALGIESDTGSIEIGKAADLVAFDLSGLAQQPVYDPVSQLIYATGRDCVKHLWVGGKQLLDDRRLTRLDEQQLCATVRAWGERISSHTH
- a CDS encoding YciK family oxidoreductase; this encodes MFDYSARPNLLEGRVILVTGAGRGIGAAAAKTYAAHGATVLLLGKTEANLSQVYDEIEAAGHPQPVVIPFNLETAQPHQYDELAAMIETEFGHLDGLLHNASIIGPRTPLEQLSGENFMRVMHINVNATFMLTSTLLPLLKLSQDASVIFTSSSVGRKGRAYWGAYGVSKFATEGLMQTLADEVEGVAPVRANSINPGATRTSMRALAYPGENPENNPQPHEIMPVYLYLMGPDSTGINGQAFNAQ
- the mtnA gene encoding S-methyl-5-thioribose-1-phosphate isomerase: MRDRLLAAEKVKAIDWRDDALYLLDQRILPFEENWLAYTGVDGVAQAIRDMVVRGAPAIGIAAAYGVVLAARARKAAGGDWLAALEEDFTLLADSRPTAVNLFWALNRMRDRLARSRTRADVLQVLEAEAVAIHESDREANLTMAQLGVDVIRRHQGNAQAVLTHCNTGALATGGFGTALGVIRAAWLEGMIEQVYADETRPWLQGSRLTAWELANEGIPVVLNVDSAAAHIMKTKGVTWVIVGADRITANGDVANKIGTYQLAVNAMHHGVRFMVVAPSSTIDMELATGDDIPIEERDGRELLEVGGKRVGADVQAFNPVFDVTPADLIDVIVTEKGVIERPDAAKMAQLMCRKRLH